A genome region from Aliivibrio salmonicida LFI1238 includes the following:
- the pstA gene encoding phosphate ABC transporter permease PstA produces MKIKHWIKSGSPWIWLTAGSVSISMITVLGILLLIGWKGLSYFWPTSLQEWKTVEGNVVIGQLYDVQKIHSNNTEKKERLVIKVGNRDVNGFDFISLDRDQIASVSKPKDLVVVDRVQHGKFFGTIIKASSGLELTRQQVESWVKSEKAKIDLLEQEQHKLYKLLDDLPALNLSNDAFTQKEKTLTEELTSISNQLTQSYLVLKDSQNQSYLLSSDNVVNIWYPNAMILSEQLSHWVNTLYDFLSEPPREANSEGGVFPAIFGTILLVLLMSIIVMPLGVIAAIYLHEYAKPNILTRLVRIAVINLAGVPSIVYGVFGLGFFVYVVGGTIDQLFYSNQLPTPTFGTPGLLWSALTLAILTLPVVIVATEEGLSRIPNSVRHGSLALGATQFETLWKIVLPMASPAIMTGLILAVARAAGEVAPLMLVGVVKLAPSLPIDSVAPYLHLDRKFMHLGYHIYDVGFQSPNVEAARPIVYATAFLLVTVIIGLNLTAIAIRNNLREKYRTLEL; encoded by the coding sequence ATGAAAATAAAGCATTGGATTAAATCAGGATCACCTTGGATATGGTTAACGGCTGGCTCAGTAAGCATCAGTATGATCACCGTGCTTGGGATCTTATTGCTTATCGGGTGGAAAGGGTTATCTTATTTTTGGCCTACGTCTTTGCAAGAATGGAAGACTGTAGAAGGTAATGTTGTTATTGGGCAACTTTATGACGTGCAAAAAATCCACAGTAATAATACGGAGAAAAAAGAACGTTTAGTGATTAAAGTCGGCAACAGAGACGTCAATGGTTTTGACTTTATTAGCTTAGACAGAGACCAAATAGCATCGGTGAGCAAACCAAAAGACTTAGTGGTGGTCGATAGAGTTCAGCACGGTAAGTTTTTTGGGACAATAATTAAAGCCTCAAGTGGTTTAGAACTTACTCGCCAACAAGTCGAATCTTGGGTGAAAAGTGAAAAAGCAAAAATAGATTTATTAGAGCAAGAACAACACAAGTTATATAAATTATTGGACGATCTTCCTGCGTTAAATTTGTCGAATGATGCATTTACACAAAAAGAGAAAACGTTAACGGAAGAGCTAACGTCGATTTCAAATCAGCTAACTCAAAGCTATTTAGTGTTAAAAGACAGCCAAAATCAATCTTACTTATTAAGCAGCGATAATGTCGTTAATATTTGGTACCCGAATGCGATGATCTTAAGTGAACAGCTTTCTCATTGGGTAAATACATTATATGACTTTTTATCTGAGCCTCCACGTGAAGCGAATTCTGAAGGCGGTGTATTTCCTGCCATTTTTGGTACCATTTTATTGGTGTTATTGATGTCAATTATCGTGATGCCATTAGGGGTGATCGCGGCTATTTATTTACATGAGTATGCAAAGCCAAATATATTAACTCGATTAGTTCGGATTGCCGTTATCAATTTAGCGGGTGTTCCTTCTATTGTTTATGGTGTTTTTGGGTTGGGATTTTTTGTTTATGTTGTTGGTGGAACGATTGACCAATTATTTTACTCAAACCAATTACCTACACCAACGTTTGGTACTCCTGGTCTATTATGGTCAGCACTTACGTTGGCAATTCTCACATTGCCCGTTGTTATTGTTGCTACAGAAGAGGGTTTAAGTCGTATCCCTAATTCAGTTCGTCATGGTTCGTTAGCGCTTGGGGCAACTCAATTTGAAACCTTATGGAAAATTGTGTTACCGATGGCCAGTCCTGCGATAATGACGGGATTAATTCTAGCAGTAGCAAGGGCAGCAGGAGAGGTTGCCCCATTAATGTTGGTCGGAGTGGTAAAGCTTGCACCATCATTGCCGATTGATAGCGTTGCACCTTATTTACATTTAGACCGAAAATTTATGCACCTTGGCTATCATATTTATGACGTTGGTTTTCAAAGCCCAAATGTAGAAGCCGCTCGACCAATTGTGTATGCCACGGCCTTTTTATTAGTGACTGTGATTATTGGTTTGAACTTAACCGCTATCGCGATTCGTAATAATTTACGAGAAAAATACAGAACGTTGGAGTTGTAG
- the phoR gene encoding phosphate regulon sensor histidine kinase PhoR, with protein sequence MVERLSWKKLVGELAFFYVPWIIVGYLFDALWPLLFLASFILLIWHLHNQIKMSRWLHEGRKATPPSASGSWEPIFDETYRLQKRHKKRRKELSVLIRRFRQGAEALPDAVVVFRHEGNIVWCNSLAQSLLGFRWPEDSGHPITNLIRPPDFVQYLLAQQFDIPLDMPSPINSDKTLEIRIAPYSEGEYLMVVRDVTQIKQLEGMRRNFFANVSHELRTPMTVLRGYLEMSEDPDMLVGPMWNRAHGVMTEQLTRMEGLVEQLLTLSKIEAAATSMLEDEVDVPAMLDILEKEAQALSGDRNHNITFNIDRLLKVQGDEDQLRSAISNLVYNAVKHTTDGANIVIDWRLSSAGAKLKVTDSGQGIEAQHIHRLTERFYRVDKARSRETGGSGLGLAIVKHALSHHDSQLEIQSKLGKGSTFSFVLPKKLILK encoded by the coding sequence ATGGTTGAGCGTCTGTCATGGAAAAAGCTGGTTGGAGAATTGGCTTTTTTCTATGTTCCTTGGATTATTGTAGGGTACTTATTTGATGCCTTATGGCCATTGTTGTTTCTCGCGTCGTTTATTTTATTGATTTGGCATTTGCACAATCAAATTAAAATGTCTCGTTGGTTACATGAAGGACGAAAAGCCACTCCGCCCTCAGCTTCTGGCAGTTGGGAGCCTATTTTTGATGAAACTTATCGTTTACAAAAACGTCATAAAAAACGCCGTAAAGAGTTATCTGTTTTAATTCGACGATTCCGACAAGGGGCAGAAGCATTGCCTGATGCCGTGGTGGTATTTCGTCATGAAGGTAACATTGTGTGGTGTAATTCTTTAGCGCAATCGCTATTGGGCTTTCGTTGGCCTGAAGATTCGGGTCATCCGATAACGAATTTAATTAGACCCCCTGATTTTGTACAGTATTTATTGGCGCAACAATTTGATATTCCATTGGATATGCCATCGCCAATTAATTCAGACAAAACCTTAGAAATACGTATCGCACCTTACAGTGAAGGCGAGTACTTGATGGTGGTGCGTGATGTTACTCAAATCAAGCAGCTCGAAGGCATGCGCCGTAATTTCTTTGCCAATGTATCGCATGAGCTACGTACACCAATGACGGTGCTTCGTGGTTATTTAGAAATGTCAGAAGATCCAGACATGCTTGTTGGCCCTATGTGGAATAGAGCGCACGGAGTCATGACAGAACAATTAACTCGGATGGAGGGGTTAGTTGAGCAACTATTAACGCTTTCTAAAATTGAAGCCGCCGCAACATCGATGTTAGAAGATGAAGTTGATGTACCGGCAATGCTTGATATTTTAGAGAAAGAAGCACAGGCGTTAAGTGGTGATAGAAACCATAATATTACGTTTAATATTGATCGCTTGCTTAAAGTTCAAGGCGATGAAGATCAATTACGAAGCGCGATTTCTAATTTGGTATACAACGCGGTTAAGCATACAACGGATGGTGCAAATATCGTCATTGATTGGCGTCTTTCTTCTGCGGGAGCGAAACTTAAAGTTACGGACAGCGGACAAGGGATTGAAGCGCAACATATTCATCGTTTAACCGAGCGTTTTTATCGAGTAGATAAAGCTCGTTCAAGAGAAACTGGTGGCAGTGGTTTAGGATTAGCTATTGTAAAACATGCGCTTAGCCATCATGATTCGCAATTAGAAATACAAAGCAAACTGGGTAAAGGGAGCACTTTCTCGTTTGTATTACCGAAAAAACTCATTCTAAAGTAG
- a CDS encoding ABC transporter permease subunit, whose product MAYAKPNQITRDKQRRVVDLIIRVWVKSSGVGIIAALMLICFYLLAVIAPIFTPVSVEPSHQYTAQYSNATLAIGSDEQGKMVYRIDDSGKVQFIDLTNNEFVSEQQIVEHPTTFTATIESQDWFAFGDDKGKVTFSQIGFQTNYKNGKRQLIPFAEKFTPFPSIQVDDKKQPLTQLALSLTPIEGVILAKTQDERFLGVELDGSVNKMTGETIWKAQAIEFKAMGSTKGLLSMVITPNNDFIYLLFEHELQVWTLKDHKAELRESITLNGVAQKLTLLAGANSVLIQFADGSVSQWFDTINNEKRSLTSIRSFTFDAPIAQLAPEVYRKGVSVIDTEGQLSIIHTTTEKTLFSQHLFNNKVLAVTQPPNAEKLIVLTDKGWECFSVTNPHPEVSVQSLFGKMWYEGYPEPTYTWQSTAANDDFESKFSLMPLAFGTLKAAFYALIFAGPIAIGSAIYTAYFMSANVRRYVKPTIEIMEALPTVIIGLLAGIWLAPIIENNLTAVFSLFILFPLSMMIIAFIWHILPAHIMRRLPRGQHAILLIPALIGVGYLTFNYGYVIEGWFFAGDLRNYLGDKGLGYDQRNALVVGLAMGAAIIPTIYTIAEDAIFSVPKHLSEGSLALGATQWQTLTKVVLLTASPGIFSAVMMGLGRAVGETMIVLMATGNTPIMDGNILEGMRTLAANIAIEMPESEMGSTHFRMLFLAAFLLFVFTFFVNSLAEWVRQGLREKYRSL is encoded by the coding sequence ATGGCATACGCCAAACCTAATCAGATCACTCGAGATAAACAACGTCGTGTTGTTGATCTGATTATACGTGTTTGGGTGAAATCCAGTGGCGTAGGGATCATTGCGGCACTTATGCTTATCTGTTTTTATTTACTTGCTGTCATTGCCCCCATTTTTACGCCGGTCTCTGTTGAACCGTCTCATCAATATACTGCTCAATACTCGAATGCGACGTTAGCGATTGGCTCGGATGAACAAGGTAAAATGGTTTATCGTATTGATGACAGTGGTAAGGTGCAATTTATTGATTTAACCAATAACGAATTTGTTAGCGAACAACAAATTGTTGAACATCCAACCACATTTACGGCCACTATCGAAAGCCAAGATTGGTTTGCTTTTGGTGACGATAAAGGGAAAGTGACATTTTCTCAGATAGGTTTTCAGACCAATTATAAAAATGGTAAGCGACAACTTATCCCCTTTGCTGAGAAGTTTACGCCTTTTCCATCAATTCAAGTGGATGATAAAAAACAACCACTGACACAATTAGCGTTAAGTTTAACTCCCATTGAAGGTGTTATTTTAGCCAAAACTCAAGATGAACGATTTTTGGGTGTGGAACTCGATGGTTCTGTAAATAAAATGACAGGGGAAACTATTTGGAAAGCACAAGCGATTGAATTTAAAGCGATGGGCAGCACCAAAGGATTGCTTTCAATGGTCATTACACCAAATAACGATTTCATTTATTTATTGTTTGAGCATGAACTCCAAGTATGGACATTAAAAGATCATAAAGCGGAATTGCGAGAGAGCATTACTCTTAATGGCGTCGCGCAAAAATTAACATTGTTAGCAGGGGCAAACTCGGTATTAATCCAGTTTGCAGATGGCAGCGTGTCTCAATGGTTTGATACGATTAATAATGAAAAACGCTCATTAACGTCTATTCGTTCGTTCACGTTTGATGCTCCAATAGCACAATTAGCCCCTGAAGTTTACCGAAAAGGGGTAAGCGTGATTGATACTGAAGGTCAGTTATCCATTATTCATACGACGACAGAAAAAACATTATTCAGCCAACATCTGTTTAATAATAAAGTACTCGCTGTTACTCAACCACCGAATGCTGAGAAATTAATTGTTTTAACGGACAAGGGATGGGAATGCTTTAGTGTGACCAACCCTCACCCTGAAGTGAGCGTTCAATCATTGTTTGGGAAAATGTGGTACGAAGGGTACCCTGAGCCGACGTATACTTGGCAATCAACCGCAGCTAATGATGATTTTGAATCTAAATTCAGTTTAATGCCACTGGCTTTTGGTACGTTAAAAGCCGCATTTTATGCGTTGATATTTGCGGGTCCAATTGCGATTGGTAGCGCAATTTATACTGCGTATTTTATGTCAGCGAATGTACGTCGTTATGTTAAACCTACCATTGAAATTATGGAGGCTTTACCAACGGTTATTATTGGTTTGTTAGCGGGAATTTGGCTAGCTCCCATTATCGAAAATAATTTAACCGCCGTATTTAGCCTATTTATACTTTTTCCCTTAAGCATGATGATTATTGCCTTTATCTGGCATATTTTACCTGCTCATATAATGAGAAGGCTGCCTCGTGGTCAGCATGCCATTTTATTGATCCCCGCGCTGATTGGTGTGGGTTATCTCACATTTAACTATGGTTATGTTATTGAAGGGTGGTTTTTTGCTGGGGATTTAAGAAATTACCTTGGTGATAAAGGGTTAGGTTACGATCAACGTAATGCATTGGTCGTTGGTTTAGCCATGGGGGCCGCTATTATCCCTACTATTTATACCATTGCAGAAGACGCGATCTTCTCTGTTCCTAAGCATTTATCCGAAGGGTCATTAGCACTGGGTGCTACTCAATGGCAAACGTTAACTAAAGTGGTGTTATTAACCGCAAGCCCGGGTATATTTTCTGCCGTGATGATGGGATTAGGGCGTGCCGTAGGTGAAACGATGATCGTATTAATGGCGACAGGTAACACACCAATCATGGACGGAAACATTCTAGAGGGCATGAGAACATTGGCTGCGAATATTGCGATTGAAATGCCTGAATCTGAAATGGGAAGTACACACTTTAGAATGCTCTTTTTAGCGGCCTTTTTATTATTTGTTTTCACTTTCTTTGTGAACTCGTTGGCGGAGTGGGTTCGCCAAGGGTTACGCGAAAAGTACCGTAGTTTGTAG
- the phoU gene encoding phosphate signaling complex protein PhoU — MQLGRHISGQFNTELEAIRTHVLTMGGMVEQQLIYALEALHNHDAELAKRVMHEDHKVNAMEVAIDEACTRIIAKRQPTASDLRLVMAIIKTITDLERIGDVASQIAKVSLENFTNKQHSLLVSLEALGRQSVKMMHSVLDAYARMDVKAATEAYKFDDKIDEEYEAVIRQLIKYMMEDPSSIPSVMKVMWAARAIERVGDRCQNICEYIIYFVKGKDVRHIGNQNIDDVIH; from the coding sequence ATGCAACTTGGTCGACATATTTCAGGCCAATTTAACACCGAGCTTGAAGCCATTAGAACCCATGTATTAACCATGGGGGGAATGGTAGAGCAACAGCTTATCTACGCACTTGAAGCGTTGCATAATCACGATGCCGAGCTGGCAAAGCGGGTAATGCATGAAGATCACAAAGTGAATGCCATGGAAGTGGCGATTGATGAAGCTTGTACTAGAATTATAGCTAAGCGCCAACCTACCGCGAGTGACTTGCGTTTGGTCATGGCAATTATTAAAACCATCACTGATCTTGAGCGTATTGGCGATGTGGCCTCTCAAATAGCCAAAGTCTCATTAGAAAATTTTACGAATAAACAGCATTCATTATTAGTATCACTCGAAGCTCTTGGTCGACAATCAGTCAAAATGATGCACTCGGTACTTGATGCATATGCTCGTATGGATGTAAAAGCCGCAACAGAAGCGTACAAGTTTGATGATAAAATTGATGAAGAATATGAAGCCGTAATACGTCAATTAATTAAATATATGATGGAAGACCCAAGTTCGATTCCAAGTGTCATGAAAGTGATGTGGGCTGCAAGAGCAATTGAACGAGTTGGCGATCGTTGTCAGAATATTTGTGAATACATTATTTACTTTGTAAAAGGTAAAGATGTTCGTCATATCGGCAATCAAAATATTGATGATGTTATACATTAA
- a CDS encoding IS630-like element ISVsa8 family transposase (programmed frameshift): MKAVNPLTDNEKITLKEAIANHPKNRVRIRAHAIILSDKGYSILALTDILDAKFETISSWIDHWEACGMLGLYDAVRIGRKPIYTEAEVYRLKSLVDEEPHQLKRAQAILEEETGKKSSLDTIKRNNKKSDYSYKRARHSLKLKRDDMKFNNFSNILNSLIEMERTNKCELFYFDESGFSQKSNLPYCWGPIGVQSLRPAHSHSKRLNVLGFLSRQGKLSFQTTEGRVTTDTVIDAFEHFINARKNDKPCFIILDNASFHRSAKFKQKLHEWLMNDVLVCYLPPYSPELNIIEILWKKVKYEWLPCEAFKTFEDLSINIKNILNYYGEKFTITFA, from the exons ATGAAAGCAGTTAATCCTTTAACAGACAATGAAAAAATAACCCTAAAAGAAGCGATCGCTAATCATCCAAAAAATAGAGTAAGAATACGAGCACATGCGATTATTCTCAGTGATAAAGGCTACTCTATTTTAGCGTTAACTGATATTTTAGACGCTAAATTTGAGACCATATCGTCATGGATAGACCATTGGGAAGCCTGTGGAATGCTCGGATTGTATGACGCTGTTCGTATAGGTAGAAAACCTATTTACACAGAAGCAGAAGTATATCGTTTGAAGTCATTGGTTGATGAAGAGCCACATCAACTTAAACGAGCACAAGCAATACTTGAAGAAGAAACAGGTAAAAAATCCAGCTTAGACACTATTAAACGAAATA ATAAAAAAAGTGATTACAGTTACAAAAGAGCCCGACACTCATTAAAGTTAAAGCGTGACGATATGAAATTCAATAATTTCAGTAATATATTGAATTCATTGATTGAAATGGAACGTACGAATAAATGTGAACTCTTTTATTTTGATGAGTCAGGCTTTAGTCAGAAATCTAATCTTCCTTATTGTTGGGGACCTATCGGTGTTCAATCGCTAAGGCCTGCTCATTCACACAGCAAACGGCTCAATGTTCTTGGCTTCTTAAGTAGACAAGGTAAATTGAGTTTTCAAACAACGGAAGGAAGAGTAACTACCGATACAGTAATTGATGCATTTGAGCACTTTATCAACGCACGAAAAAACGATAAGCCATGCTTTATTATCTTAGATAATGCCTCTTTTCATAGGTCAGCAAAATTTAAACAAAAATTGCATGAGTGGTTGATGAATGATGTATTAGTTTGTTATCTACCACCGTACTCTCCAGAGCTCAATATCATTGAGATATTGTGGAAGAAAGTAAAATATGAATGGTTACCATGTGAAGCGTTCAAAACGTTTGAAGACCTCAGTATTAACATCAAAAACATATTAAATTATTACGGCGAAAAATTCACAATAACTTTTGCGTGA
- a CDS encoding PstS family phosphate ABC transporter substrate-binding protein, which translates to MNGFYSTKRKWYQVLTPVALLWLCVINNGMAYDGQLAHYERVSGVSGNLSSIGSDTLANMMTLWAEDFQRIYPRVNIQIQASGSSTAPPALIESTAQFGPMSRKMRQSEKAAFERQFGYPPTEIRVAIDALGIFVHQDNPIQGLNFTQLDAIFSATLRCGAVKPINRWQDLGLTTSWAKHRIQLFGRNSVSGTYGYFKINALCDGDFKVNVNEQPGSGSVVQGVSASLNGIGYSGVGYKMSGVKLIPISRDGTDYINPTTDNIINGQYPLARFLYLYINKPPTAKLPKLDAEFIRYMLSEEGQLRVEQDGYIALSERFVLQELSKLDLH; encoded by the coding sequence ATGAACGGATTTTATAGCACGAAGCGTAAGTGGTATCAGGTACTCACCCCTGTGGCACTGCTTTGGCTATGCGTTATTAATAATGGTATGGCTTATGATGGGCAATTGGCTCATTACGAGAGAGTATCAGGTGTCTCGGGGAATTTATCGTCGATAGGATCTGATACTTTAGCGAACATGATGACATTATGGGCAGAAGATTTTCAACGTATTTACCCTCGCGTTAATATTCAAATTCAAGCTTCTGGCTCATCAACGGCACCGCCAGCCTTAATCGAAAGCACCGCACAATTTGGTCCTATGAGCAGAAAAATGCGGCAAAGTGAAAAAGCGGCTTTTGAAAGACAATTTGGTTATCCTCCCACTGAAATCCGAGTCGCTATTGATGCTCTCGGAATTTTTGTTCATCAAGATAACCCAATTCAAGGGCTTAATTTCACCCAACTCGACGCCATTTTTTCAGCTACGTTACGTTGCGGAGCCGTAAAACCGATTAATCGTTGGCAAGATCTTGGATTAACAACAAGTTGGGCAAAACATAGAATTCAATTGTTTGGTCGAAACTCCGTGTCAGGCACTTATGGTTATTTTAAAATTAATGCCTTATGTGATGGCGACTTCAAGGTTAATGTTAATGAACAACCCGGTTCCGGGTCTGTGGTTCAAGGGGTTTCAGCCTCACTGAATGGTATTGGTTATTCTGGGGTGGGATATAAAATGTCTGGCGTTAAATTGATACCAATCAGTCGAGATGGAACCGATTACATTAATCCTACGACCGATAATATTATTAATGGTCAATATCCGTTAGCTCGATTTTTATATTTATACATAAATAAACCGCCTACGGCTAAATTACCGAAACTTGATGCTGAATTTATTCGCTATATGCTTTCAGAAGAAGGGCAACTAAGAGTAGAACAAGACGGATATATCGCACTTTCTGAACGGTTTGTTTTACAAGAATTATCGAAGTTGGATTTACATTAA
- a CDS encoding VC2662 family protein, whose protein sequence is MNKVLVGTCAALSLMSSAVMADSTPVMFSSLNGFNAPAASEVKGVRLAALHGKTGDVTGVDFALGMSESDNLTGVNFPLFIGANKVNGNMTGASFGLFNWHKGEDVGANLGFVNITNDVTGANLSAVNYSEGYTMVDVGVANLSNDSHVQVGLFNMTSDIKGVQIGLINCAENGFLPCFPFVNFAM, encoded by the coding sequence ATGAATAAAGTTTTAGTTGGTACGTGTGCTGCATTATCGTTAATGTCATCAGCAGTAATGGCTGATAGTACGCCTGTGATGTTCTCATCATTAAATGGCTTTAATGCCCCTGCAGCAAGTGAAGTTAAAGGTGTTCGCCTTGCCGCTTTACATGGCAAAACGGGTGATGTAACTGGTGTTGATTTCGCATTAGGTATGTCTGAAAGTGATAATTTAACTGGTGTTAACTTCCCTCTGTTTATTGGTGCAAACAAAGTTAATGGCAACATGACGGGCGCATCTTTTGGCTTATTCAATTGGCATAAAGGCGAAGATGTTGGTGCTAACTTAGGTTTTGTTAACATTACGAACGATGTGACTGGTGCTAACCTTTCTGCAGTAAACTACTCAGAAGGTTACACAATGGTTGATGTTGGTGTTGCAAACCTTTCAAATGATTCACATGTTCAAGTTGGTTTATTTAATATGACATCTGACATTAAAGGTGTTCAGATCGGTCTTATCAACTGTGCGGAAAACGGTTTCCTACCTTGCTTTCCATTCGTAAACTTTGCGATGTAA
- the phoB gene encoding phosphate regulon transcriptional regulator PhoB, with product MSRRILVVEDEAPIREMLCFVLEQKGYEPIEAEDYDTALALLCEPYPDLILLDWMLPGGSGINLIKHLKRDEFTKKIPVVMLTARGEEEDKVRGLEVGADDYITKPFSPKELMARLKAVIRRVSPTSVEELIDVQGLKLDPVSHRVTANDKPLDMGPTEFKMLHFFMTHQERVYSREQLLNNVWGTNVYVEDRTVDVHIRRLRKALEAEGHDRLVQTVRGAGYRFSVQCA from the coding sequence ATGTCTAGAAGGATACTTGTCGTAGAAGATGAAGCGCCAATTCGTGAGATGCTGTGCTTTGTATTAGAGCAGAAAGGATACGAACCAATTGAAGCGGAAGATTATGATACTGCGCTTGCTTTACTCTGCGAACCCTACCCAGATTTAATTTTGTTGGATTGGATGTTACCTGGTGGCTCTGGCATTAATTTAATCAAACATCTTAAGCGTGATGAATTTACGAAAAAGATCCCTGTTGTGATGTTAACCGCTCGGGGTGAAGAAGAAGATAAAGTGCGTGGCCTTGAAGTGGGGGCGGATGACTACATAACAAAACCATTCTCACCAAAAGAATTAATGGCGCGTTTAAAAGCGGTAATTCGTCGTGTTTCACCGACTTCTGTTGAAGAATTAATTGATGTTCAAGGATTAAAACTTGATCCGGTTTCTCATCGAGTGACGGCAAATGATAAGCCGTTAGACATGGGACCAACAGAATTTAAAATGCTGCATTTCTTTATGACACATCAAGAACGTGTATATAGTCGTGAACAGTTATTGAATAACGTATGGGGCACTAACGTCTACGTTGAAGATCGCACTGTTGATGTTCATATTCGTCGTCTTCGTAAAGCGCTAGAAGCAGAAGGGCATGATCGTTTGGTTCAAACGGTTCGTGGTGCTGGCTACCGTTTTTCTGTGCAATGCGCATAA
- the pstB gene encoding phosphate ABC transporter ATP-binding protein PstB, with translation MYSLSPDLSFLSSMDVNDLADESTAIEINNLSLSYDKASALSNIDMRIPKGQVTAFIGPSGCGKSTLLRCINRMNDLVDNCKISGSIKLFGDDIYQPNTDIPSLRRRVGMVFQRPNPFPKSIYENVVYGLRLQGIKEARVLDEAVEEALKAAALWDEVKHRLHENAFGLSGGQQQRLVIARAIAIEPEVLLLDEPTSALDPISTLTIEELIYELKSKYTVVIVTHNMQQAARVSDHTAFINQGKLVEYGNANTIFTSPKHKQTEDYITGRYG, from the coding sequence ATGTATTCATTATCACCAGATCTGTCTTTTTTATCATCAATGGATGTCAATGATTTAGCTGATGAAAGTACAGCGATAGAGATCAATAATCTGAGTTTGTCTTACGACAAAGCATCGGCGCTTTCAAATATTGATATGCGTATACCAAAAGGTCAAGTAACGGCATTTATTGGTCCATCAGGTTGTGGTAAATCAACTCTGTTACGCTGCATTAATCGAATGAATGATTTAGTCGATAATTGTAAGATTAGTGGCTCAATTAAATTGTTTGGTGATGATATTTATCAACCAAATACTGACATCCCATCGTTACGTCGTCGTGTTGGAATGGTGTTTCAACGACCAAATCCGTTTCCTAAGTCTATTTATGAGAACGTAGTTTATGGTTTACGTTTACAAGGGATTAAAGAAGCGCGAGTATTAGATGAAGCGGTAGAAGAAGCCTTAAAAGCTGCTGCATTATGGGACGAAGTAAAACATCGTTTGCATGAAAATGCATTTGGATTATCTGGTGGTCAACAACAGCGTTTAGTTATTGCCAGAGCGATTGCTATTGAACCTGAAGTTTTGTTATTAGATGAACCAACGTCAGCATTGGATCCTATTTCAACCTTGACGATTGAAGAGCTTATTTACGAATTGAAAAGTAAATATACGGTAGTTATTGTAACGCATAACATGCAACAAGCGGCTAGAGTTAGTGATCACACCGCTTTTATTAACCAAGGTAAATTGGTTGAATATGGTAATGCGAATACAATTTTCACCTCTCCAAAACACAAACAAACTGAAGATTACATTACAGGTCGTTACGGCTAA